Part of the Sulfuricurvum kujiense DSM 16994 genome, CCTTAGCGAAAAAACGTATGAAGAGATCAAAGCGTTGCAACGCGGCGGAAAACTCTCTTTCGGAGCAGTATAACTCTCTCTCATCGCCTCTGTTCTTCGGACAGAGACCGATCATTCTTGCATATTTAAATTATTCCGCCCGTTGTTTTTAGCTTTATACAGTGCCGTATCCACCCGTTTTACAATCTCAGCAAAACTCTCATCATCTCTGTACGTTACCAATCCGAGGCTGATGGTGATTTTTCCTATGCCGTCAAAAGTATGCATTTCGATAGTTGTGCGTATTCTTTCACCTACTTCCTTGGCCATTTCGAGTGTCGTTCTCGGCAATATGATCATAAACTCTTCACCGCCGACCCGTGCAAATATGTCACTCTCTCTTAAACACGATTTGACTCTTTCGGCAATCATCCGCAATACGATATCGCCGACATTATGACCGTATGTGTCATTGACTACCTTAAAGTGATCGATATCAAACATCAAAAGTGAAAAGCGTTCATACCGTTTGGCTCTTGATATCTCATTTTGGAGTGCACTGTTGAAGTAGTACCGATTATAGATCTCGGTCAGAGTATCGGTCAGGGCAATTTTTTCCATCTTCTCATACGCTTCGTTTAATTCGGCTGTCCGTTCTTTGACGATATTCTCAAGTCCATAGTTTAATGCCGTCAATTCTTTGTTTTTTGTTTCAATCATTCTCGAATAGTTCAGAAATCGTCTGCGAATACTGTTCGATATGCTGTACGAGCCGATAAGTGATACGAAAAGAATAATACCGGACAGTAGAAGGATATTTTTCAACTGTTTTTGATTGATTCGTGTCAGCTCCATTTTTTTATCCGCTATCTTTCGATTAACCTCTTCCGAGTAAAATCCGCTTCCGATAATCCAGTTACTGTTCGGTACCCGTTTGGCATAGGTATGTTTTTGTTCAATCCTGCCGTTTTCAGGATTTTTCCATTTGTATGAGACCCAAGCGGCATCTTTTAAACCAGAGCTCTTAATAATCTCTTTTATTAAATATTTGCCGTCACTGTCTCTCAACTGCAAAACATTTTTACCGATCAAATCGCGATTTTTACCGGCCAATACGAAGTTGCCTTCATGATCAATGACGAAAAAATATTCACTTGTCCCGACGGTACTGTTATTAATAATATCCAGAGTATTTTTTTCAATCTCTTTGATGGATGTATCAAGATACTCCGCAGAGCCGATATACCAATTGTACATACCTAATTTTTTAACGTATACCAATTGTTTAAACTGAAGTTTCGGATCGTAATTCGGCCGGGTAAACGTATCCCATAAATACCCGCCGCCCGATTTTTTAACCAGCGCTATCTCCTCACGTATGACATTTCGCTTCGTAGAATCTTTAAAATTGATGATGCTGTGCCCTTCCAAATGTCGTAAATACTTCGGTGCCAAATGAAAAACACCGTCATAATCCAGAATAAATATAAAACTCTCACCGCCGTTCCAGACAAGAGGTCTCAATGAATCGGTTATCATTTTTTGGATGCTTTGCGGAGTGTGCGTATCTTTATTTTGAACATAAATATTTTTAGCAACCGAGTAGGCCGTATCAACGCGGGATTTAACCTTTTCTTTCAACATTCGCTCTGTCATTGAGCGTTGATATCCTATCAATTTTATAGAGCTGTCGATTTTGGAAATAATAATATTTTTTTGCGTCTCGATATAGGTACGTTCAATCTCTTGAATCGAATGTATATAACGCTGCTGATTTTGATAGATAACGACGGAGGAGATGAGGATAACAACAAACGGTATAAAGACCAGAGGACCGTACGCGATAACTCTAATAAGATTCTTTTCGACCAAGAACTTCACAATAGGCCTTTATCACACAAATATTTGATTATTAAATATATCCTTCCTTTCAAACTATTATAATACATTATATTCTAACTATTGCGTTCACTCTTAATATTTATTCCGACCTCTTTTCCAAACACCCTTTTTCCATGCAATTAATCTTCGGCATCGGTTCGACATAGCGTTCCAATACTTCCGATACTTTATCCGCATCAAACCCGCACAGTTTTTCGCTTCCGATCACCATTAACGGACGGCGAATGAGGATCGGATTGGACATCAACAGCTCCATCGCCGCTTCTTCATTGAGGGTATCGGGAGAAATTTCTCCGTTCTTGATGGCGGGGGCTGCCGGATTAAACCAATCCGTAACTTTTTTTTCTCCCATGAACGTTCGAAGCGTCTCTTTATCCAGATCGTGTTCGAGAAGATTGCGTTCGATGATCGTACATCCGCTCGCTCTTAGAATCTGTTTTTGCTTGGCATTGGCGGCACAAAAAGGTTTTTCATAAAATACGACCAGTTTAATCACTATTCCACTCCGATGAGCATACGCCCTTTTTTATTGAGATAAAAGGTGTCATACCCGTCATCTCCCACCGTCATACACTCCCCCAGATATCCCTCATCATACAGTTCCCGAATACTTTCTTCTACCACACTTTCATCCATACGGGCATATTCAGCGATATCGATGGCCTCGTAGATATTGTAATCGATCTCATCACTCAGGGCGTAAATCGCTTTCATGACATTTAGTTTGTTTTCAGACATGGGAATCCTTCAATAGAGCGATTTGCTTCGTTAGGACGATCATCTGCAACGGATGAAGTTTCTCTCTCTTCATCCATGTGTCAAACTCTTCGACATAGTGCTCTTTGATCTTCGGATGCAACTTTCGTGCTTGATCGCACAACTCTACCAAAAGCGCTTTGGCTTCATCGAACGTTTGATGCTTCAACGGACGCAAACGGCGGATTACTCCCTCGACCAATCTGTCGTTGCATAATGCGCCTGAGAGTTCCAGAAACTGTGATCCCCTCAGCGCCGTCGCATAATGTTCGTTCCAAATACGGCCGTTGATCATCTGATCACAGGCCTGATCGACAAAAACGGGAAAGAGGCTCAATACTTCCAGCAATTCGGAAAAATCGTTATCGACGAGAGCGCGAAAGAGCATTCGACTGCGGTTGCGGATATGACGGCGCAAATCGGGGTTTTCAATCACCGCGGGATTCAGACGAATAAAGCGCTCCAACGCCCCCAGACGGGAGTGGTTAAACGCCATAATCGCCACATCCGTATTTCTATCCCCTACCTGAGTGGGATGAGAACCGCTGGGACGGTGAAATGCCCATAACAGCCTTGCTTCATCATCCGGATGATCTAGATAAATCGCATCCCCCTGCTCTTCGAAGTCCAAATCGTCTTTCAATAATTCGATGTGATCTCGATAGCTTAATTCTGCCCCATCTGGGGCAAGCTTCAGTGCCATAGCGGCAAGCGCAGATTCGGGGGCTTTGCCCTCGGATCGTTCTGAATCAGATAAGATCAAAGTAGACGACGTCTCCATAACGTTCAAACCTTTTCAAATTTTGTTTTTCACTCAGTAAAAACAGTGTCTGCATAGCAGGAGCTTTCTCAACCGTAAAATAGCCGTCACTCAAAATTACCGCCAAATTTTTCTCCCCGGCATGGGTGTTTAGATACTCCAATACGGGGGTGAACTGTGTCCCGCCGTTTCCTTTGGCAAACTCTATCTGCGGCAGTATCCCTTGGGCATCGTAGCTTTTTTTCTCCTCGACGTAGACCCGCTCATCAAACGGTATGACACTCACCTCGAAATCATGGCTCATGCGTACTATTGAGTCAATTATCCCTAAAAATCGGGAAAAAACGTCACCTGTAATACTCATAGAACGATCCAAAAAGATAAAAAAACTGAGTCGGCTGCGGTCATAGCGGTATCCGGGGAGATAAAGCCCCTGATGGATAAATCGGCGATTCGGACGGGAGAAATCGGACTCTTTGTCGAAAAAGCTCTCCGACATATAAGCGTGCAGCAGCGTATGAAGGTCAATGGAAGGCTTGGTGATCTCATCGAACATCTCCAAAAGCGATGCGGGGATATTCCCCTGCTTCCGCGCCGCCCCCATCGCTTGTATAATTAACGCATCGAGTTCTTCCTCGGCGACCTGGGTATCCCCCTCGTGTTCGATAATATCCATCTTTTGCTGTGTCGGGTTATCTTCAGATTGTTGCCCCTCCCCCTCATCGCTTTCACGGTAAAGGGCATGGTAGACTTCCTCGACACTTTTGTCGCGAAACGACTCGATTACCATCGCCTCTTCATCCGCCTGTCCCACACGTTGAAAATCACTCAGCAATAGTCCAATAACGATGTCGCATGAGCGGTTCCATGTCGGCTTATCACGCCCCTTTAGGCGAAACGGATGTTTGAGGAGGATATGGAGCAGTACATGGGCATAGAGATATTTAAGCCGCGCGTCATCGTATCCCGATGCTTTGCTTTCATCGACACGGATACTGACACCGTCGGTCTCGAAGAGCATATGGGGGTTACTCTGGTATTTATGGGGAATTGAGAGGGCTAGGACGCTGAGAAACGGATGGTCAAAGAGAAACTGAACCCGTATTTTTTCCAGACGATTTTTGATGGGGGTATCCTTTGGATATTTATCCAAAAAAATGCAATTTTTATACTATGTTCTCTATCAAAATCAACACGGCAAGTTCACAGAAACTATTTTAAGAAAAACAACATATAATAGGATATTTCAAATCTCCATTGTGTAGTGAATTGCTGGAAAAATAGTATATTTTGGTATAAAAAAAAAGAGTTATAGCATAAAGGAATTTTATGACAAATAGTGAGTTAGATAATTTTTTAAAATTATTTTATAAACTCAAAGAAGATTCCATAAATGCTAGATATGGATTTGATGATGAGTGGGACATATTTATAAAAAAAATTTTGCCATTATCTCCAAAATCATATGGAACAAAAATTCAAAATAGAATTATGGAAAAGAATAATTTGTTATCGGTAAAAGCAAATGAGAATTTAGGTGATTTTAAAAAAGACAATAAATACTTTGAAATAAAAACCTCGCTACTAACCATTACAAATAAAATTGCAAATATTGCAGGCATTAGGTCTAAGCAAAACGTAGATGGCTATTATGTATTCATTATTGATGCAATAAAATATGAAAGTATTACTACTTATTCTTTTAAACTTTCAAAAGACAATATGGAAAAAGAATTAAAAATATTAAAAGCCATACCTTTAAATGGTACAAAAGAAGCCAACATAGAAAACAATAACTCTGCTCTTAGGTTTGGACTACCGCTAGAGAGTGAACATTTCAACAGATGGGTAGAATATTATATGTTCACAACAGAAGATGATATTGTTAAAACTCTATAATAAAGTATTATATTTATCAACTCAAACGTTGCATCTAGTTGTCATGGATAGGAGAATTTTTGAAAAAAAACAATATGACAAGTGATTTAAAAAGTCATAAATATAATAAAGGCTTGATTCAGCCTCCTATGAATACCCTTGAAAATATGCAACCAATTTCATGGACAAATGATAGATTGCCTGAATACCTTTGGCTTGGTTTAATACTTATGAACTTTGATCGTACGGAAGGGATTGAGCAAGCTGGAAAAATTTTACAAGAAATTGCTCATATTAACAAAACGATCATAAAACCTAAATTATCTATTGTTTTATCTTTACCTGAAATAGAACAAGAAGACATTTACAAAATTATTTGTAATAACGTAAATCCAAAATACTTAGCACCGTTAACAGCTATCTACAGAAATTTTGAGTATCCAGTTTTTAACAAATATTTTAATTTTCCAGATATATTGATAAGTGAAAGAATTAAATCTATTGCTAGTGCTGTAAAAATATATTATGGTCATCAGTCATATGAAGCTACTGATTTGAGATTTGTTGTATTGTCAATGATGGTTTTTCAAGACAAACTTCGTGTTCATAGAGGAAGTGAATTGCCAGAAATTTTTGCGAACTATCCATATACTGATCATAATGATGAAAAAATGAGAATGTATCGCCCAATGCTTAGAGCAACAGAAATGGATATTGGAAATCAACAAAACCAAAGTTTTATTAATAATTTTTGGAAAGAAATAGGGTTGAAAACAGAATGTCAGCCATTAATAATCAGTTTCAATAAGGAAGAGGACTTGGATTACAAAAAGTATATTTTAGAACTTCAAGACAAAATGAATCATTTGTTATCTGTAAAGAAAGAGCAGTCATTACATGATGATAAATTCCATGTTATTATGGGTACAGCTATCTATGCATTAAAAATATTTAATGATGTTATTACAAAAGAATTAGGTGACTCAATTTTAGGTCGTCATGCATTTAGAACAATTTTAGAAGCATATATAAATATAAAATATTTACTGAAGATAGAACCAGAAAATTCAAATGTATGGATGGAATATAAACTTTATGGAGTTGGAAAATATAAGTTCCCATTACTAAAAGAAAGAGAGAATAGTAACAAAGAAGAGCATATCCATTTTGTAGAGCCAATAATAGACACAATCATAAATGAAATTTTATGGGAAGAATATGTAGATATAGATCTACGATATTTCGACAATAAAAAAGTCAAGGAAAAATTTGATATGGTGGACGAAAAGTATTTATATGAAGTTCTTTATGAATACGACAATAACTTTATACATGCTTTTTGGGGAGCTGTAAGAGAAAGTTCAATGCTTCATTGTGAGAATGCTACACATAAATATCACTTTTTGCCTGATATCAATTTTGAGCAAAAAATGCCTTCCGTTAATCATGATATTTATAAAATCATGATGAAAATCCAAAAATTAATTGATGAAACAATTTAGCATGTCATTTGCCAATATTCAAAAATTTCAAACTCAATATCTTGATTTGATAAATGGTTTTGAAAAGCATATTTTTTCAGATGGAGCAGACCAAAAAACAATCTCTATGATACTTGATGAGATTGTATGCTTTTGGCTCGATAGAAAAGAAATCGCATCTTTAGAATTAAAAAATTTGTCTTCAGAAAAAGAGTGTTTTTTACTGGCAGGTGCAATATATTTAGATATTAAAGATAATGATCATTATATTTACAAAGCATTAGGAAATGAACATTTTGTCTCTGACCCATTATTAAGATTAGAGCATTTCTTTAGAATTCCTGCAAAATTATTTGATACTAAATCTATTGAACTATTTAGGAGAGCCTATAGTGATTTGAAAGAAATATTATCAACCTATCAAACCTATTTTTATATTTTACCTATCCATATAATTGCTATAACTAATGCAGAAGAACATTTTGAGCTATTGCATAAATTCTACTTAAGATTTGTCAATTCTGTTTTAGATGAAGAGTTTGAAAATTTTGATGATTTTTTTGAAAAATATACAACCTACGATGAAATTGAACAAAACATAGTTCCATTTTTCAAAAATAATTTAATACTTGAAAAACATTGCAATGAAGTATCAAATTTAAAAGAAGCAATTGAGGCATATATAAACTCATTTGATTTGATGGTATCAGTCACAAAAAACTATTCAGAAGCTGAAAAATTCATCGTTGCACTTCAAAATTACGTCACACAGATAATGGAAATTCTATTAATTGCATCTATTACAAATACAATTCCTTTTATTCGATTTAAACCTACTTTTCATTATTTAACACTCGTAAT contains:
- a CDS encoding ArsC/Spx/MgsR family protein, with translation MIKLVVFYEKPFCAANAKQKQILRASGCTIIERNLLEHDLDKETLRTFMGEKKVTDWFNPAAPAIKNGEISPDTLNEEAAMELLMSNPILIRRPLMVIGSEKLCGFDADKVSEVLERYVEPMPKINCMEKGCLEKRSE
- a CDS encoding DUF5677 domain-containing protein encodes the protein MKKNNMTSDLKSHKYNKGLIQPPMNTLENMQPISWTNDRLPEYLWLGLILMNFDRTEGIEQAGKILQEIAHINKTIIKPKLSIVLSLPEIEQEDIYKIICNNVNPKYLAPLTAIYRNFEYPVFNKYFNFPDILISERIKSIASAVKIYYGHQSYEATDLRFVVLSMMVFQDKLRVHRGSELPEIFANYPYTDHNDEKMRMYRPMLRATEMDIGNQQNQSFINNFWKEIGLKTECQPLIISFNKEEDLDYKKYILELQDKMNHLLSVKKEQSLHDDKFHVIMGTAIYALKIFNDVITKELGDSILGRHAFRTILEAYINIKYLLKIEPENSNVWMEYKLYGVGKYKFPLLKERENSNKEEHIHFVEPIIDTIINEILWEEYVDIDLRYFDNKKVKEKFDMVDEKYLYEVLYEYDNNFIHAFWGAVRESSMLHCENATHKYHFLPDINFEQKMPSVNHDIYKIMMKIQKLIDETI
- a CDS encoding sensor domain-containing diguanylate cyclase, with the translated sequence MKFLVEKNLIRVIAYGPLVFIPFVVILISSVVIYQNQQRYIHSIQEIERTYIETQKNIIISKIDSSIKLIGYQRSMTERMLKEKVKSRVDTAYSVAKNIYVQNKDTHTPQSIQKMITDSLRPLVWNGGESFIFILDYDGVFHLAPKYLRHLEGHSIINFKDSTKRNVIREEIALVKKSGGGYLWDTFTRPNYDPKLQFKQLVYVKKLGMYNWYIGSAEYLDTSIKEIEKNTLDIINNSTVGTSEYFFVIDHEGNFVLAGKNRDLIGKNVLQLRDSDGKYLIKEIIKSSGLKDAAWVSYKWKNPENGRIEQKHTYAKRVPNSNWIIGSGFYSEEVNRKIADKKMELTRINQKQLKNILLLSGIILFVSLIGSYSISNSIRRRFLNYSRMIETKNKELTALNYGLENIVKERTAELNEAYEKMEKIALTDTLTEIYNRYYFNSALQNEISRAKRYERFSLLMFDIDHFKVVNDTYGHNVGDIVLRMIAERVKSCLRESDIFARVGGEEFMIILPRTTLEMAKEVGERIRTTIEMHTFDGIGKITISLGLVTYRDDESFAEIVKRVDTALYKAKNNGRNNLNMQE
- a CDS encoding vWA domain-containing protein, which codes for MDKYPKDTPIKNRLEKIRVQFLFDHPFLSVLALSIPHKYQSNPHMLFETDGVSIRVDESKASGYDDARLKYLYAHVLLHILLKHPFRLKGRDKPTWNRSCDIVIGLLLSDFQRVGQADEEAMVIESFRDKSVEEVYHALYRESDEGEGQQSEDNPTQQKMDIIEHEGDTQVAEEELDALIIQAMGAARKQGNIPASLLEMFDEITKPSIDLHTLLHAYMSESFFDKESDFSRPNRRFIHQGLYLPGYRYDRSRLSFFIFLDRSMSITGDVFSRFLGIIDSIVRMSHDFEVSVIPFDERVYVEEKKSYDAQGILPQIEFAKGNGGTQFTPVLEYLNTHAGEKNLAVILSDGYFTVEKAPAMQTLFLLSEKQNLKRFERYGDVVYFDLI